A region of Leptolyngbya sp. FACHB-261 DNA encodes the following proteins:
- a CDS encoding GAF domain-containing protein, with the protein MTDQLIQALEAYTQGRYEEAMQQFASLASENSQDAQMRILLGAAYREAGYLEAAKIQFQEVLKLAEDPRLADCARASLAQLEGGITKNLNQNGGAANYIQNQPSLKPALLQSVIDAVKVTQPAVLAPQRVPSQSRLVLDRDLETRNKLEGEQELAALGSAVNQMADQLQSLLRKREVEADRARLLVEINSRIRESLDSDDIFGTAVNESRQVLQADRVLIYSFDSEWNGTVVAESVGHNWPSALGAEILDPCFRDQYVVPYQNGRISVTENIFTAGLTECHLKQLEPFAVKANLVVPILTDGQLHGLLIAHQCSGPRVWKDTELDFFKQVAVQVGYALSQATLLTQVEQARRLAESAAQEQRQQKEAEARRAQSFADMTLQILQSLNLEDILNVAVNQVQTALQTERVFIYRFDPDWSGTIIAEAVATGFPSCLSVRVTDTYFTDSNEGVELYRKGRIFAINDIYTSGIAECHIQLYERLSIKANLIAPIVIRDQLLGLICAQQCSGPRVWQETEIKWLRQVATQVGVALEQANLLTQVEQARQVAETISQEQRQQKETLQHQLIELLSDIEAAASGDLSVRAEITGNEIGTVADFFNAIIENLRQIVVQVKQAATQVNTSLGSNQVSIRHLADEALHQAEETTRTLDSVERMTQSIQAVAESARQAASVARTASTSAEAGGIAMDSTVRSILNLRETVAETAKKVKRLGESSQQISKVVLLIKEIALQTNLLSINASIEAARAGEEGRGFAVVAEEVGALAARSVTATKEIEQIVENIQLETSEVVKAMELGTVQVVEGTRIVEDAKQSLGQILTVSYQIDELVQSISGATVSQAQSSQAVTQLMQEIAAVSQRTSDTSRQVSDSLRQTVEVAQQLQASVDMFKVDSVN; encoded by the coding sequence ATGACAGACCAACTTATTCAAGCGCTTGAAGCGTATACGCAAGGACGCTATGAAGAGGCAATGCAACAATTTGCTAGCCTCGCATCTGAGAACTCCCAAGATGCGCAAATGCGTATTCTGCTGGGAGCTGCCTATCGAGAGGCGGGTTATTTAGAAGCGGCCAAGATTCAATTTCAAGAAGTTTTGAAACTGGCAGAAGATCCGCGCTTAGCTGATTGCGCTAGAGCATCTCTAGCCCAGCTCGAAGGGGGGATTACTAAAAATCTGAATCAAAATGGCGGCGCTGCTAACTATATTCAAAATCAGCCTTCTCTGAAGCCAGCCTTACTGCAATCGGTCATTGATGCTGTTAAAGTCACGCAGCCAGCTGTGCTAGCACCGCAACGTGTTCCCAGCCAATCACGGCTTGTGCTGGATCGGGATTTAGAAACTCGCAACAAGCTGGAGGGCGAGCAGGAGCTAGCAGCTCTCGGTTCTGCAGTCAATCAGATGGCTGACCAGTTGCAAAGTCTGCTGCGCAAGCGAGAAGTAGAAGCAGACCGAGCTCGGCTACTGGTAGAGATCAACTCACGAATTCGGGAATCGCTCGATTCAGATGATATTTTTGGCACGGCTGTAAACGAGTCGCGACAGGTGCTCCAGGCCGACCGCGTATTGATTTACAGCTTTGATTCTGAATGGAATGGTACGGTGGTGGCAGAGTCAGTTGGTCACAATTGGCCTTCAGCGCTCGGGGCAGAGATTCTCGATCCCTGCTTCCGCGATCAGTATGTTGTTCCTTATCAAAATGGTCGGATTAGCGTCACCGAAAACATTTTTACAGCTGGTTTAACCGAGTGCCATCTGAAGCAATTAGAGCCTTTTGCAGTGAAGGCTAATTTGGTAGTGCCTATTCTTACCGACGGCCAGTTGCACGGTCTATTAATTGCGCACCAGTGCTCTGGACCGCGAGTTTGGAAAGACACAGAACTTGATTTTTTCAAGCAGGTCGCTGTTCAAGTAGGTTATGCCCTAAGTCAAGCTACATTGCTCACGCAGGTTGAACAGGCACGGCGTTTAGCAGAAAGCGCAGCCCAAGAACAACGTCAGCAAAAAGAAGCAGAAGCCAGACGGGCGCAGTCTTTTGCAGACATGACCTTGCAAATTTTGCAATCTCTGAATTTAGAAGACATTCTCAATGTCGCTGTCAACCAGGTTCAAACGGCTCTCCAAACAGAACGAGTCTTTATTTATCGCTTTGACCCTGATTGGAGCGGCACCATTATTGCAGAAGCTGTGGCTACGGGTTTCCCTTCCTGCCTCTCGGTGCGGGTGACAGATACTTACTTCACTGACTCTAACGAAGGGGTCGAGCTATATCGCAAGGGTCGAATCTTTGCCATTAATGATATCTACACCTCAGGTATCGCTGAGTGCCATATCCAGTTGTATGAGAGGCTGTCAATTAAGGCTAACTTGATCGCACCAATTGTCATCCGTGACCAGTTGCTTGGCCTCATTTGCGCGCAGCAATGTTCAGGCCCTCGCGTTTGGCAAGAAACAGAAATTAAGTGGCTCAGACAAGTTGCGACCCAAGTTGGGGTGGCCTTGGAACAGGCGAATTTGCTCACGCAGGTGGAGCAGGCCCGCCAAGTTGCAGAAACCATTTCTCAAGAACAACGCCAGCAGAAAGAAACTCTACAACACCAGCTAATTGAACTGCTAAGCGATATTGAAGCCGCAGCATCTGGTGATCTTAGTGTACGAGCAGAAATTACTGGGAATGAAATTGGCACAGTCGCTGACTTTTTCAACGCTATCATCGAGAACTTAAGGCAAATTGTTGTTCAGGTGAAACAGGCCGCGACCCAGGTCAACACCTCCTTAGGCAGCAATCAAGTCTCGATTCGTCACCTGGCCGATGAAGCCTTACATCAGGCTGAAGAGACGACCCGGACGCTAGACTCGGTCGAGCGCATGACCCAATCGATCCAGGCAGTGGCCGAAAGCGCCCGCCAAGCTGCATCGGTGGCGCGTACAGCCTCAACCAGCGCCGAGGCAGGCGGGATCGCGATGGACAGCACTGTGCGTAGCATCTTGAATCTGCGAGAAACCGTTGCTGAAACTGCTAAAAAAGTGAAGCGCTTAGGCGAATCCTCCCAACAGATTTCTAAGGTAGTTTTGCTAATCAAAGAGATCGCCCTACAAACCAACCTGTTGTCGATTAACGCCAGCATTGAAGCAGCACGAGCTGGCGAGGAAGGACGGGGTTTCGCAGTTGTGGCTGAGGAAGTGGGGGCACTAGCCGCTCGCTCGGTCACAGCTACTAAAGAAATCGAACAAATCGTTGAAAACATTCAACTAGAGACCAGTGAAGTTGTGAAAGCGATGGAGCTGGGCACAGTTCAAGTCGTAGAGGGAACTCGTATCGTCGAGGATGCCAAGCAGAGTTTAGGCCAAATTTTGACAGTATCCTACCAAATTGATGAGCTTGTGCAATCTATCTCGGGCGCAACCGTTTCTCAAGCGCAGAGCTCTCAAGCCGTCACCCAATTGATGCAAGAAATTGCAGCAGTTTCCCAACGGACTTCCGATACTTCTCGCCAGGTTTCGGATTCACTGCGCCAAACGGTGGAAGTTGCCCAGCAGTTACAGGCTTCAGTGGATATGTTCAAAGTTGATTCAGTAAATTGA
- a CDS encoding chemotaxis protein CheW has protein sequence MHKSTLLPALNRSQRALGESYLKFQLAPNTPAVLRMEQVQEALVIPVQRLTPMPNMPPCVLGLLNRRSRVLWAVDLAQLLQLPPLETYQRYSVVIVHAGQTPLGLLVQEVKGVARFSTDCIQPLRSATAHLEMYSRGYISQPTEEILVLDAEPIIHSPLLSHA, from the coding sequence ATGCACAAGTCCACGTTGCTGCCCGCCCTCAATCGCTCGCAGCGAGCTTTGGGTGAAAGCTATCTCAAATTTCAGCTAGCTCCCAACACCCCAGCAGTCCTACGCATGGAGCAGGTACAGGAAGCCCTAGTCATCCCCGTCCAACGCCTGACACCGATGCCGAATATGCCCCCCTGCGTTTTGGGGCTGCTCAATCGGCGCAGCCGGGTTCTCTGGGCTGTTGACCTAGCACAGCTACTACAATTGCCTCCACTCGAAACTTATCAGCGCTATAGCGTGGTAATTGTTCACGCTGGGCAGACCCCATTAGGATTGCTAGTTCAAGAAGTCAAAGGGGTTGCACGGTTCAGCACAGATTGTATTCAACCCCTGCGCTCCGCTACGGCCCATCTAGAGATGTATAGCCGAGGCTATATTTCTCAACCTACAGAAGAAATTTTAGTGCTAGATGCTGAGCCAATTATTCACTCTCCCCTCCTATCTCATGCCTAA
- a CDS encoding response regulator transcription factor, which yields MNTVLIVDDTPSELELISYYLRESGYVVINAAGAQEALTQAIEKKPDVIVTDVVMPGMSGFELCRSLKKNPLTEKVPIVICTSKNQDIDRLWGMKQGADAYVTKPFTRDQLVRVIQSVVV from the coding sequence ATGAATACGGTTTTGATTGTAGATGATACTCCTTCAGAGTTAGAGCTGATTAGCTACTACCTGCGAGAAAGTGGCTACGTCGTGATCAATGCGGCGGGAGCCCAAGAAGCTCTGACTCAAGCCATTGAAAAGAAACCAGATGTCATTGTGACCGATGTAGTCATGCCAGGCATGAGTGGTTTTGAGTTGTGTCGGAGCTTGAAGAAAAACCCGCTTACAGAAAAAGTTCCCATCGTTATTTGCACTTCTAAAAACCAGGATATTGACCGTCTTTGGGGTATGAAACAGGGAGCAGACGCCTACGTCACCAAGCCCTTCACACGAGATCAATTAGTTCGAGTCATTCAATCGGTCGTAGTTTAA
- a CDS encoding response regulator produces MINTSDQASSSASATATTSTIRQPTVISSPLEALQNIVQRKVSGRLTIREADAETVLWRIHTGDGHIHFASCSHGQRERLAYILQRNEPQLAKRLRVETISSDYEFLCQSWQAGILTLPQLRKLLYLLTREALIHIMALPQATLLFERSTGLDPILLSVPLQEALPLSYQVRGWQQLKPHISSPFQRPHLLAREQFARRLEGKLRLARGPDAAQTPLQALDAQLCIYEIASKLDADLLRVASALRDLVQADIIKMEPFTQSNQSQQLTIACIDDSLTIQRKVRLMLEGEGYRVLSLTNPLQALMPLMREKPAVVLMDISMPDLDGYELCRMLKQSSALRQTPIVMLTGRDGLVDRSRARLVGASDYITKPFDAKTLLDVISKLVQTTR; encoded by the coding sequence ATGATCAATACTTCTGATCAAGCCTCTAGCTCAGCCTCAGCCACTGCGACTACCTCTACAATTCGCCAGCCCACTGTCATTTCCTCGCCCTTAGAGGCCCTGCAAAATATTGTTCAGCGCAAGGTTTCGGGCCGTTTGACTATTCGTGAAGCGGACGCTGAAACGGTTCTCTGGCGCATTCACACAGGAGACGGGCACATTCACTTTGCCAGTTGTTCACATGGACAACGGGAGCGGCTCGCTTACATATTGCAACGGAACGAGCCTCAGTTAGCTAAGCGACTTCGGGTGGAAACAATTTCATCAGATTATGAGTTCTTGTGCCAAAGCTGGCAAGCTGGAATTCTAACTCTACCGCAATTACGAAAGCTGCTCTATCTGCTCACTCGCGAAGCGTTAATTCATATCATGGCCCTGCCCCAGGCCACGCTGCTGTTTGAAAGAAGCACTGGTTTAGATCCCATTTTATTGTCAGTGCCTTTACAAGAGGCATTGCCTCTTTCGTACCAAGTGCGAGGTTGGCAGCAACTCAAGCCCCATATCAGCTCTCCCTTTCAACGCCCCCATTTACTAGCCCGTGAACAATTTGCACGGCGACTAGAAGGCAAGTTACGGCTAGCGCGAGGGCCAGATGCTGCGCAAACTCCTTTGCAAGCCCTGGATGCTCAGCTCTGTATCTACGAAATTGCCTCAAAACTGGATGCGGACCTATTGCGAGTCGCTTCTGCTCTGCGGGACTTGGTACAGGCAGACATCATTAAGATGGAGCCGTTTACCCAGTCTAATCAGAGCCAGCAACTGACAATTGCCTGTATTGATGACAGCCTTACCATTCAGCGTAAGGTGCGGCTGATGTTAGAAGGGGAGGGCTACCGAGTGTTGAGTCTGACCAATCCGCTGCAGGCACTCATGCCTTTAATGCGTGAAAAACCAGCAGTGGTATTGATGGATATCTCGATGCCAGACCTGGATGGTTATGAACTATGCCGAATGCTCAAACAGTCCTCAGCTTTGCGGCAAACACCGATTGTCATGCTGACAGGACGCGATGGACTAGTCGATCGTTCACGCGCCCGATTAGTTGGAGCCTCTGATTACATTACCAAGCCGTTTGACGCCAAAACTTTACTGGACGTGATCAGTAAGCTGGTGCAAACAACAAGGTAG
- a CDS encoding cellulase family glycosylhydrolase gives MTSLIRLPVWLVRPCAYWFHGVIWRLSKLPQRLKIVGLALALLSLSLCGHPWQSTGFSDAATVIRTPLSTRGAQIVDAAGRPVLLRGVNWFGLETEFQVPHGLWARDYKEMLSQIKSLGYNVIRLPYSVQALRSSEISRVDFNLGSNRELESKTPLEVMDLIVQEAGRQGLLILLDSHRLNNQSIPELWYGDGFTEADWIDTWKMLANRYKDQPNIIGADLKNEPHGRASWGTNDPATDWRLAAERAGNAILAINPNWLILVEGVENNVPGQKLVHWQGGNLEGVKRYPVRLSVPRKLVYSPHEYGPGVYNHAWFSDSAFPRNLLSRWETGFHYIASQNIAPIWIGEFGGRQVDDSSKEGVWQQQLVDYIAQKKLSFTYWTWNPDSVDTGGILLDDWRNINVPKQRLLSKLLPSGARLGSVSRPSPVASAAPPRPPTPAPAASSSRANLNLASNVATGSNLKAELRLQSDWETGFCTNLQVTNQGRNSTRNWQLTFAMNQAAINNTWNGNFQPQGSRYLVTPLAWGQAVEPSQTLELGFCANKLGSDYRPRLISVNGS, from the coding sequence ATGACTTCCTTGATCCGACTACCGGTTTGGCTAGTGCGTCCCTGTGCGTATTGGTTTCACGGGGTTATCTGGAGGCTATCTAAACTGCCCCAACGACTCAAAATTGTGGGGTTGGCTTTAGCTCTGTTATCCCTGAGCCTGTGCGGGCACCCCTGGCAGTCAACTGGTTTCTCCGATGCAGCGACTGTCATTCGCACGCCACTTTCGACCCGGGGCGCCCAAATTGTTGATGCTGCGGGGCGTCCAGTCTTACTGCGGGGGGTCAACTGGTTCGGTCTTGAGACAGAATTTCAAGTCCCTCACGGCCTTTGGGCCCGCGACTATAAAGAGATGCTGTCCCAGATCAAAAGCCTGGGCTACAACGTGATCCGGTTGCCTTACTCGGTGCAAGCGCTTCGTTCTTCGGAGATCAGTCGGGTTGACTTTAATCTTGGTAGTAACCGCGAGCTAGAGAGCAAAACACCGCTAGAGGTGATGGACCTGATTGTTCAGGAGGCTGGGCGACAAGGGCTGTTAATTCTGCTAGATAGCCATCGGCTTAATAATCAAAGCATTCCAGAACTTTGGTATGGGGATGGTTTTACAGAAGCAGACTGGATTGACACCTGGAAAATGCTGGCGAACCGCTACAAAGACCAGCCCAATATCATCGGTGCAGACCTCAAAAATGAGCCCCACGGTCGGGCCAGTTGGGGGACAAATGACCCAGCAACCGATTGGCGTTTGGCAGCAGAGCGAGCAGGCAATGCGATTTTAGCGATCAATCCAAATTGGCTGATTCTCGTCGAAGGCGTAGAGAACAATGTGCCTGGTCAAAAGCTGGTGCATTGGCAGGGAGGAAACCTAGAGGGCGTCAAACGTTATCCGGTGCGTTTGTCAGTGCCCCGCAAGCTGGTTTATTCCCCCCACGAATATGGGCCTGGGGTTTACAACCACGCCTGGTTTTCAGATTCAGCTTTTCCCCGAAATTTGCTTTCTCGTTGGGAGACTGGCTTTCACTATATCGCCAGCCAAAACATCGCACCGATCTGGATTGGCGAATTCGGTGGACGTCAGGTAGATGACAGTTCAAAAGAAGGGGTTTGGCAACAGCAACTAGTTGATTATATTGCTCAGAAAAAACTGAGTTTCACATATTGGACCTGGAACCCAGACAGTGTGGATACTGGCGGCATCCTACTGGATGATTGGCGTAATATCAATGTCCCTAAGCAGAGGCTGCTCAGTAAATTGCTACCCTCCGGTGCGCGCCTGGGTTCAGTTTCCCGTCCCTCGCCTGTGGCTAGTGCTGCTCCCCCTCGTCCTCCTACTCCGGCTCCAGCTGCCTCTAGCTCCAGAGCCAACTTGAATTTGGCGTCTAATGTGGCAACTGGCTCAAACCTCAAAGCTGAGCTCCGTTTGCAATCGGACTGGGAAACTGGCTTTTGTACCAACTTACAAGTCACAAACCAGGGCCGCAATAGTACCCGTAACTGGCAATTGACCTTTGCCATGAATCAAGCGGCCATTAACAATACCTGGAATGGTAACTTTCAACCTCAGGGAAGCCGATATCTTGTGACTCCCTTAGCTTGGGGACAAGCCGTTGAACCTAGCCAAACCTTAGAACTAGGGTTCTGTGCCAATAAGTTAGGCTCCGATTATCGTCCTCGACTAATTTCAGTAAATGGCAGCTAA
- a CDS encoding STAS domain-containing protein: MAAQIQKNSIQSIPIQMGTAQASVIQIQGTVRGIESIRFQESLKTLCARSDHSILLLDLEQVTAIDHRGLGVLVAGLRAARQSQKRLLLCALNDALRETFRETQLDQVFKIYPSRESALQDIALDEPKLKVRVAHWSAELAA; this comes from the coding sequence ATGGCAGCTCAAATTCAGAAAAATTCAATTCAGTCGATCCCAATTCAAATGGGTACGGCTCAAGCCTCGGTCATTCAAATTCAGGGGACGGTACGAGGCATTGAGTCGATTCGCTTTCAGGAATCTTTAAAGACGCTTTGTGCTAGAAGCGATCACTCTATTTTGTTGCTGGATCTAGAGCAAGTCACCGCCATAGACCACCGTGGTTTAGGGGTTCTGGTTGCAGGGCTACGAGCTGCTCGGCAGTCACAAAAACGTCTGCTGCTGTGCGCTCTAAACGACGCTTTGCGTGAAACTTTTCGAGAGACTCAGCTGGATCAGGTCTTCAAGATCTATCCCAGCCGGGAGAGCGCTCTCCAAGACATTGCGCTTGACGAACCTAAGCTTAAAGTTCGCGTGGCCCATTGGTCGGCGGAACTAGCTGCTTAA
- a CDS encoding porin — MTLLRFIVLLTLTRTSWSSSLLAVLVLSVLSSPALADAGSEAAAQPLEPKLQTALSVPPPQPLSAPAAASNKEQLPGWLGQGGASVDASADPSPAQAELPPLPPLPPLPPSLRRRAAQSTLRPTGTTPPLTPLPPSLRPRSSPQPAVSATPVQVRQTPPLPPLPPTLARRLRLPPEPTALPDASELGPQQLPPQLAPEANGVLEQGVLEQASGTLVSMAAQGQSDLETAIIQQTTAAQGTSLRGNRRASARDLRFNQAAYQRRSQPNVSTSEPPPEALLSNSGLQPALTLQGVLLNTDGDTSARLRLTGRYPLGRQVLVGASVDLASGSIFVPNSQSDGLLLNELYIAASPPGLPNLRFAVGQLDLTSYFDRNSFAKDAATHFFNPVFATNPAISSSNTLSRPAALVNWSPSDSLEFKLAGFSSRSNLADLQLDSIAGEVAVRPIPNAILRATYVSSRDGGERSGYVEAGRGPDGNGLGGVDRIGRNDREEAFGINGEFFIPQYNLGLFARYGHYRNLNQDQEANTYSVGLNLLDLFLPDDRLGLAYGQQLSDDDLRRADDETPSVVELFYDFRLTQALRAGFSVQVLQDETVLGFRVRTDLDLLPRRRAALDVQP, encoded by the coding sequence ATGACTTTACTCCGTTTTATTGTCCTGCTAACGCTGACTCGCACAAGCTGGTCATCCTCGCTGCTGGCTGTCCTTGTTCTGTCTGTTCTGTCGTCTCCTGCCCTTGCCGACGCTGGATCTGAAGCAGCTGCGCAACCGCTAGAGCCCAAGCTACAGACAGCTCTATCTGTACCGCCGCCTCAACCATTGTCTGCACCTGCTGCCGCCAGCAATAAAGAGCAATTGCCCGGTTGGCTCGGACAGGGTGGTGCCTCCGTGGACGCTTCAGCCGACCCTAGCCCAGCTCAAGCCGAACTGCCGCCTTTGCCACCTCTGCCACCATTGCCGCCATCCCTCAGAAGGCGAGCGGCCCAATCCACTCTGCGGCCCACTGGCACAACACCGCCCTTGACCCCTTTGCCGCCGAGCTTGCGACCGCGTAGCTCACCGCAGCCAGCTGTGTCAGCAACGCCAGTACAGGTCCGGCAAACGCCGCCGCTACCACCATTGCCACCGACTTTAGCTAGACGGCTTAGGCTACCTCCTGAGCCAACTGCTCTACCTGATGCGTCCGAGTTAGGCCCGCAACAGTTACCCCCGCAGCTGGCCCCCGAAGCCAACGGCGTTCTAGAGCAAGGCGTTTTAGAACAGGCGAGTGGCACCTTGGTGAGCATGGCTGCGCAGGGACAGAGCGACCTAGAAACGGCGATCATTCAGCAAACTACCGCAGCCCAAGGCACTAGCCTGCGCGGCAACCGACGGGCCTCCGCCCGCGATCTGCGTTTCAATCAGGCTGCCTATCAGCGCCGCAGCCAACCCAACGTTTCCACCTCCGAACCGCCACCGGAGGCCTTGCTGAGCAACTCTGGCCTCCAGCCTGCCTTGACTTTGCAGGGCGTTTTACTCAACACCGACGGCGACACCTCAGCCCGTTTGCGGTTGACCGGGCGCTATCCGCTAGGACGGCAAGTTTTGGTAGGCGCGAGCGTAGATCTGGCCAGTGGTTCGATTTTTGTACCTAACAGCCAGTCAGATGGTCTGCTGCTCAATGAGCTGTACATAGCCGCATCACCACCCGGCTTGCCAAACTTACGCTTTGCTGTGGGGCAGCTCGACCTGACCTCATACTTTGACCGCAACAGCTTCGCGAAGGACGCTGCTACTCACTTTTTCAATCCAGTATTCGCCACGAACCCGGCGATATCTTCGAGTAACACTCTCTCTCGCCCAGCCGCCCTAGTCAATTGGTCGCCCTCCGATAGTTTGGAGTTCAAGCTGGCAGGCTTCTCCTCAAGGTCCAACCTGGCTGACCTCCAGTTAGACAGCATTGCGGGCGAGGTAGCGGTTCGGCCCATCCCCAACGCTATCCTGCGCGCAACTTACGTTTCCAGCCGCGATGGCGGTGAGCGCTCGGGCTATGTCGAAGCTGGACGGGGGCCTGACGGCAATGGTTTGGGCGGCGTGGATCGCATTGGCCGCAACGACCGCGAAGAAGCCTTTGGCATCAATGGCGAATTTTTTATTCCGCAATACAACCTGGGCTTATTTGCTCGCTACGGTCACTATCGCAACTTGAACCAGGACCAAGAGGCCAACACCTACAGCGTCGGCTTGAATCTGCTGGATCTGTTTTTGCCGGATGACCGTTTGGGCCTGGCCTACGGACAGCAGTTGAGCGATGACGATCTGCGCCGCGCCGATGATGAGACACCGAGTGTGGTCGAGCTGTTCTACGACTTCCGGTTAACTCAGGCGCTACGGGCTGGCTTCTCTGTGCAGGTCCTCCAAGACGAAACCGTATTGGGATTCCGAGTGCGGACAGACCTTGATCTGCTGCCGCGCCGCCGTGCCGCTCTTGATGTTCAGCCTTGA
- a CDS encoding lipopolysaccharide assembly protein LapB, whose translation MPQRRRTRLGLSLLTLILSSQLGLSPAALAQASLPIEVRQGYDQIQRGLVLQAITTLEQAVRRYPNSAAAQLGLAIAYRRQGLDEKALNAYERVVQLDPTNETALRGVGLLGAYRPAWQQRGIRALSALLERLPNDQSARRQRANLYRFSRNWAQAAADYAILLRSNPDVTLLVEAAQAYNWGGGYPQALELFERAQELGQVPRGDAALAYGNSLGRSGRLPEATEVLVTLIRQEPVNSPRAENAVALLTGLYADRNDQEGLLRLYAQLLERSPDNANLNLAYAATAYSLNRITPAQAEQVLDTWLTRAPQSNELPAALYTLVAQLPPDLAREDLYQALIRRNPNDGRIAERYAQALVAQGPQQAQVRVEALANNTPSVTTYLLVGRVSQALGNYDRAAAAYDSILVQNSRNLDALLGWAQSEAARRNFELARQLYSEAQGILAQSSNPDPGRQIQIDRGLTAVLRGDGQPQAALSQLEQLQNQTALSPDQQADIQREMQDIEQGFLLQRGFQPPWERY comes from the coding sequence ATGCCACAACGACGCAGAACCCGATTGGGGTTAAGTCTGCTAACCCTCATTTTGAGTAGCCAATTAGGTCTGAGCCCCGCCGCTTTAGCTCAGGCCAGCTTGCCTATAGAGGTTCGGCAGGGCTACGACCAGATTCAGCGGGGGTTAGTGCTCCAGGCCATTACCACGCTAGAGCAAGCAGTCCGCCGCTATCCCAATTCCGCAGCAGCTCAACTCGGTTTAGCCATTGCCTACCGGCGGCAGGGTTTGGATGAAAAGGCGCTCAACGCTTACGAGCGCGTGGTTCAGCTCGACCCCACTAATGAAACAGCCCTACGCGGCGTTGGCCTATTAGGCGCTTACCGTCCAGCCTGGCAGCAACGCGGCATTCGCGCCCTCAGTGCCCTGTTGGAACGTCTGCCCAACGACCAAAGTGCACGTCGCCAACGGGCAAATCTTTACCGCTTCTCTCGCAACTGGGCCCAGGCTGCCGCTGACTACGCAATTTTGCTGCGTAGTAATCCAGACGTGACACTGCTGGTGGAGGCTGCTCAGGCTTACAACTGGGGCGGTGGTTATCCTCAGGCGCTAGAGCTGTTTGAGCGGGCGCAAGAATTGGGTCAAGTTCCGCGGGGCGATGCCGCTCTGGCCTACGGCAACAGCTTGGGCCGCAGTGGGCGTTTGCCTGAGGCAACTGAGGTTCTGGTTACCCTGATCCGTCAAGAGCCGGTCAACTCACCGCGTGCCGAAAATGCTGTGGCACTGTTGACCGGGCTTTATGCCGACCGCAACGACCAGGAAGGGCTCTTGCGGCTCTACGCACAACTGCTAGAGCGCAGTCCTGACAATGCCAATCTCAACCTGGCCTACGCGGCAACTGCTTATTCTTTAAACCGCATCACCCCAGCCCAAGCAGAACAGGTGCTCGATACCTGGCTCACGCGAGCGCCTCAGTCGAACGAGCTGCCAGCCGCGCTCTACACCCTAGTTGCCCAACTGCCCCCAGACTTGGCCCGCGAAGATCTCTATCAAGCTTTGATTCGTCGTAATCCCAACGATGGTCGCATTGCCGAGCGCTATGCCCAAGCGCTTGTAGCTCAAGGCCCGCAACAAGCTCAAGTGCGGGTTGAAGCCCTAGCCAACAACACCCCTAGTGTCACCACCTATCTGCTAGTCGGTCGGGTATCCCAAGCCCTGGGCAATTACGACCGCGCCGCTGCTGCCTACGACAGCATTTTGGTGCAAAATTCCCGCAATTTGGACGCCCTGCTGGGTTGGGCTCAGTCTGAGGCGGCACGTCGTAACTTCGAACTGGCCCGGCAGCTCTACAGCGAGGCTCAGGGTATCCTGGCGCAGTCGTCCAACCCGGACCCTGGCCGTCAGATCCAAATCGACCGTGGCTTGACTGCCGTCCTCCGGGGCGATGGACAGCCACAGGCCGCCCTGAGCCAATTGGAACAACTTCAGAACCAAACTGCGCTCTCACCGGATCAGCAGGCTGATATTCAGCGCGAAATGCAGGATATCGAGCAGGGTTTTCTGCTGCAACGGGGCTTTCAACCGCCCTGGGAGCGCTACTAG